One genomic window of Cyprinus carpio isolate SPL01 chromosome A23, ASM1834038v1, whole genome shotgun sequence includes the following:
- the LOC109083374 gene encoding beta-1,3-galactosyltransferase 2-like, with protein MATKNIWQRLAQDSGLFMRHIKKTFILLLTLAFLLSAVAYVSGFSFDTIAFSQTWLTKIMNQTHYKVIKSTSADRTQKELLAPLPNQQIQQRGTTIYHHVAHPSNYHFILDEPDKCKEDPFLVFMVPVAPHELEARNAIRSTWGNESSVQGKAVLTLFLVGLTGGAEAQQQLEEESRQHRDLLQSNFVDSYFNLTIKTMVIMDWLATHCPQASFSMKVDSDMYINVENLMTLLLSPNTPRQNYITGYLMWDRPVIRDKNSKWYVAEELYPEPKYPTYLLGMGYVFSNDLPEKLVEVSKEVKAFNIEDAYVGTCLKQMGVAPSSPPDPAQFTAYLDQYNREDFLRVITTILGSPKQLIDIWKDVKRPI; from the coding sequence ATTGGCTCAAGATAGTGGTCTATTTATGCGTcacattaaaaagacatttattctgCTGCTCACATTAGCATTTTTATTGTCTGCTGTTGCTTATGTCTCTGGTTTCTCTTTTGACACAATTGCATTCTCTCAAACCTGGTTGACTAAAATCATGAATCAGACTCATTATAAGGTAATTAAAAGCACTTCGGCTGATCGTACTCAAAAGGAGTTATTAGCACCTTTGCCCAATCAACAAATCCAACAAAGAGGTACAACTATCTATCATCATGTGGCTCATCCAAGCAACTATCATTTCATCTTGGATGAACCTGATAAATGTAAGGAGGATCCGTTCCTTGTCTTTATGGTCCCTGTGGCCCCCCATGAGCTGGAGGCCCGTAACGCCATCCGGAGCACATGGGGGAATGAGAGCTCAGTCCAGGGAAAAGCAGTGCTGACTCTGTTCTTGGTGGGTTTGACTGGAGGAGCTGAAGCTCAACAGCAGCTGGAGGAAGAGAGCCGACAACACAGAGATTTACTGCAGAGCAACTTTGTGGACTCCTACTTCAATCTGACCATAAAGACCATGGTGATCATGGACTGGCTGGCCACTCATTGCCCTCAAGCAAGTTTTAGTATGAAGGTTGATTCTGACATGTACATAAACGTGGAGAACCTGATGACCCTCCTGTTGTCACCCAACACACCCAGACAGAACTACATCACAGGGTATTTGATGTGGGACCGGCCTGTTATCAGAGACAAAAACTCTAAATGGTACGTGGCAGAGGAATTGTACCCTGAACCGAAATACCCCACGTACCTGTTGGGAATGGGATATGTTTTCTCCAATGACCTGCCAGAAAAATTAGTTGAGGTTTCCAAGGAAGTAAAGGCCTTTAACATAGAAGACGCATATGTGGGCACTTGTCTGAAACAGATGGGCGTGGCACCCTCATCTCCCCCAGACCCTGCACAGTTTACAGCATATCTGGACCAATATAATCGAGAAGATTTTCTCAGAGTTATCACGACAATCCTGGGATCCCCAAAGCAGCTAATAGACATTTGGAAGGACGTAAAGAGGCCCATATAA